Proteins encoded together in one Gemmatimonadota bacterium DH-78 window:
- a CDS encoding tetratricopeptide repeat protein, with protein sequence MHRLARPLSLAAVVLLAACSGSDAEGDSMEGPDTGAAMPAVVESPEIPLPEGAQARSLLGEPLFPADMPDEVRTVYEENLAAALADYEATPDDADAIIWYGRRLAYLQRYDEAIEVFTRGVELHPDDARMLRHRGHRYVSIRDFDAAIADFRTAVELTRGAEDEVEPDGLPNALGIPTSTLHFNIWYHLGLAHYLKGEFEQALLAWNDCLAVSKHPDSVVATSYWLNNTLRRLGLDAEADGVLADISADMEIIESTSYLDVLLLHKGEKTADELVGPMGEGATLASTTTAYGVGMWHYVNGRRDTAYGLFEQVLDNASQWPAFGFVAAEAEMARLADGEDAGSGGADDA encoded by the coding sequence ATGCATCGTCTCGCTCGCCCCCTCTCGCTCGCCGCCGTCGTCCTCCTCGCCGCCTGTTCGGGGAGCGACGCCGAGGGCGACTCCATGGAGGGGCCGGACACCGGTGCGGCGATGCCGGCGGTTGTGGAGTCCCCCGAGATTCCACTTCCCGAGGGCGCCCAGGCGCGCTCCCTGCTCGGGGAGCCCCTCTTTCCGGCCGATATGCCCGACGAAGTGCGGACCGTGTACGAGGAGAACCTCGCCGCCGCCCTCGCCGACTACGAGGCCACTCCCGACGACGCCGACGCGATCATCTGGTACGGCCGACGCCTCGCCTACCTGCAGCGTTACGACGAGGCCATCGAGGTGTTCACCCGCGGCGTGGAGCTGCATCCGGACGATGCGCGCATGCTCCGGCACCGCGGCCATCGGTACGTGTCGATCCGCGACTTCGACGCGGCGATCGCCGACTTCCGCACGGCCGTCGAGCTCACGCGCGGCGCCGAAGACGAGGTCGAGCCCGACGGGCTGCCCAACGCGCTCGGCATTCCCACGAGCACGCTCCACTTCAACATCTGGTACCATCTGGGGCTCGCCCACTACCTGAAGGGCGAGTTCGAGCAGGCGCTGCTGGCCTGGAACGACTGCCTCGCCGTGTCGAAGCATCCCGACAGCGTGGTCGCCACCTCGTACTGGCTCAACAACACCCTTCGTCGGCTGGGGCTCGATGCGGAAGCGGACGGCGTGCTGGCGGACATTTCTGCCGATATGGAGATCATCGAGAGCACCTCGTACCTCGACGTGCTTCTGCTCCACAAGGGTGAGAAGACGGCCGACGAGCTCGTGGGTCCGATGGGCGAGGGCGCGACGCTCGCATCGACCACCACGGCCTACGGCGTCGGCATGTGGCACTACGTAAACGGTCGTCGGGACACGGCCTACGGCCTCTTCGAGCAGGTGCTCGACAACGCCTCGCAGTGGCCGGCCTTCGGGTTTGTCGCCGCCGAGGCGGAGATGGCCCGGCTGGCCGATGGCGAGGACGCGGGTTCGGGGGGTGCCGACGACGCCTGA
- a CDS encoding alpha/beta hydrolase: MQTPLLNHDFVQAPGATPTRWMLVLHGIYGAGRNWGSVARRFVEARPEWGAVLVDLRGHGGSQGFAPPHTVEACADDLIALVASLDRDVAAILGHSFGGKVSLRYAEKAAVDPRMPHLEQVWVIDSTPDVRPPSGSAWGMLQMLRANPGPFEDRSEGIAAVESAGYPRPVAQWMSTNLVRDDGGALVWRVDADQMESLLLSFFDLDLWPVVEHPPAGTAVHLVKATESSLLDEEARARIEAAGLATGAAHLHVVEGGHWLNADNPDALQALLEEWLGS; the protein is encoded by the coding sequence ATGCAAACTCCACTGCTCAACCACGACTTCGTCCAGGCGCCCGGTGCCACCCCCACCCGGTGGATGCTCGTGCTTCACGGCATCTACGGCGCGGGACGCAACTGGGGCTCGGTGGCCCGGCGCTTCGTGGAGGCCCGCCCGGAGTGGGGCGCGGTGCTCGTCGACCTGCGCGGGCACGGCGGATCGCAGGGCTTCGCGCCGCCTCACACGGTGGAGGCCTGCGCCGACGACCTGATCGCGCTCGTCGCCTCGCTCGACCGCGACGTGGCCGCGATCCTCGGGCACAGCTTCGGGGGCAAGGTCTCGCTGCGCTACGCGGAGAAGGCCGCCGTGGATCCGCGCATGCCGCACCTCGAGCAGGTGTGGGTGATCGACTCCACGCCCGACGTACGTCCACCGTCGGGCAGTGCCTGGGGCATGCTGCAGATGCTGCGCGCCAACCCCGGCCCCTTCGAGGACCGGAGCGAGGGGATCGCGGCGGTGGAGTCCGCCGGCTATCCGCGGCCGGTGGCGCAGTGGATGTCGACCAACCTCGTGCGCGACGATGGGGGGGCACTGGTCTGGCGGGTGGACGCCGACCAGATGGAGTCGCTTCTCCTGAGCTTCTTCGATCTCGACCTGTGGCCCGTTGTGGAGCATCCGCCGGCCGGCACCGCGGTGCACCTCGTGAAGGCCACGGAGTCGTCGCTGCTCGACGAGGAGGCGCGCGCCCGGATCGAGGCGGCGGGGCTCGCGACGGGGGCGGCACACCTGCATGTGGTCGAGGGGGGCCACTGGCTCAACGCCGACAACCCCGATGCGCTCCAGGCGCTGCTGGAGGAGTGGTTGGGCAGCTAG
- a CDS encoding class I SAM-dependent methyltransferase, protein MRAGDLRSIFDRQAEGYDRRWARAAPVRAALDLVVGAAFSTLPDDARILAVGVGTGLEIAPLARAHPGWTFTAVDPSPRMIEACRRRAEEEGFAPRCTFHTGTLDTLAPGPRHHAATCFLVSQFITDREGRADFFRSIADRLQPGGRLASADLASDAGALRDMTRLWLIATEGPGVNEALVDRLHAVYTSEVAVWSPGLVADVIERGGFEPPMPVVQVALLHGWVTRTPAGERPA, encoded by the coding sequence GTGCGCGCGGGTGACCTGCGGTCGATCTTCGACCGTCAGGCGGAGGGCTACGATCGCCGGTGGGCCAGAGCCGCTCCCGTGCGCGCGGCGCTCGACCTCGTCGTGGGGGCGGCCTTCTCCACACTGCCCGACGACGCCCGAATCCTCGCCGTCGGCGTGGGCACGGGTCTTGAAATCGCGCCGCTCGCCCGGGCGCACCCGGGATGGACGTTCACCGCCGTCGATCCCTCACCCCGGATGATCGAGGCCTGCCGGCGCCGCGCCGAGGAGGAGGGCTTCGCCCCGCGCTGCACCTTCCACACGGGCACGCTCGATACCCTCGCGCCGGGGCCACGCCACCACGCGGCCACCTGCTTCCTCGTGTCGCAGTTCATCACCGACCGCGAGGGCCGCGCCGACTTCTTCCGCAGCATCGCGGATCGTCTGCAGCCCGGGGGGCGGCTCGCCAGCGCCGACCTCGCCTCGGACGCGGGTGCGCTGCGCGACATGACCCGTCTGTGGCTGATCGCCACCGAGGGACCGGGGGTGAACGAGGCGCTCGTCGACCGACTGCACGCGGTCTACACGAGCGAGGTGGCGGTGTGGTCGCCGGGGCTCGTGGCCGACGTGATCGAGCGAGGAGGGTTCGAGCCCCCCATGCCGGTGGTGCAGGTCGCGCTGTTGCACGGGTGGGTGACCCGGACGCCCGCGGGCGAGCGACCGGCCTAG
- a CDS encoding Rrf2 family transcriptional regulator — translation MKTNNSLSGVLHVVLHLARTPTPVPSSALAEAIGSHPVVIRRLLAGLRDRGIVRSEKGHGGGWTLDCDLDAVTLRDIHASLEAPPLLALGHRDENPSCLVEQAVNHRLGEAFREAEELLLSTFEGVTLGELNTEIDRRIRARQRVTRAAWCQMPAAPETEQGRARG, via the coding sequence ATGAAAACGAACAACAGTCTGTCGGGGGTCCTCCACGTGGTGCTGCATCTCGCGCGAACGCCCACGCCGGTCCCGTCGTCGGCGCTCGCGGAGGCGATCGGCTCCCATCCGGTGGTGATTCGCCGACTTCTCGCGGGACTCCGTGACCGCGGGATCGTGCGGTCGGAGAAGGGGCACGGCGGGGGCTGGACCCTCGACTGCGACCTGGATGCCGTCACGCTTCGCGATATCCATGCGTCGCTCGAAGCACCGCCACTGCTCGCCCTCGGCCATCGGGACGAGAATCCGAGCTGCCTGGTGGAGCAGGCCGTGAATCATCGCCTCGGCGAGGCCTTCCGAGAGGCGGAGGAACTCCTGCTCTCCACCTTCGAGGGCGTCACACTCGGCGAGCTGAACACGGAGATCGACCGGAGGATTCGCGCCCGGCAGCGAGTGACGCGAGCGGCCTGGTGCCAGATGCCGGCCGCCCCGGAGACGGAGCAGGGCCGTGCGCGCGGGTGA
- a CDS encoding NAD-dependent epimerase/dehydratase family protein: MPASRRTFLQTAAMAGAGLALGAPARAHGHPTREAAPDPGPAPRALRLLILGGTGFIGPHMVRYAVERGHEVTIFNRGRSNSDLFPGVETLIGDRNDDVASLAGRSWDVCLDNNAGTGRAPWWVELTGRQLLDSVDRYYFVSTRSTYANVDAVPMTAAQPTLTFETAGVDPAAESLPYGLAKAEAERRVLELYGPGRTGIFRPGLIIGPGDETDRFTYWPVRIEKGGEVLAPSSGTDPIQIIDVRDLVEWMVRMAENEESGIYNCVGPEYPRPISELLYGIRSVTTAETIFTWVDTDFLLERGVRPYSDLPVWRPPQMGAGFARFDLTDEVAKGLTFRPLATTAADTLAFHHSRPQEEQDAVLQRFFTPEEERAVLDAWHARPGASGPRWIGRQE, encoded by the coding sequence ATGCCCGCTTCCCGTCGCACCTTCCTGCAGACGGCCGCGATGGCCGGAGCCGGACTCGCTCTCGGCGCCCCGGCGCGCGCGCACGGCCACCCGACGCGGGAGGCGGCCCCCGACCCGGGCCCCGCCCCTCGCGCGCTCCGCCTGCTGATTCTCGGGGGCACCGGCTTCATCGGGCCGCATATGGTGCGCTATGCCGTGGAGCGCGGGCACGAGGTGACGATCTTCAATCGCGGCCGGTCGAACAGCGACCTGTTTCCCGGGGTGGAGACGCTGATCGGCGATCGCAACGACGACGTCGCGTCGCTCGCCGGACGGAGCTGGGACGTCTGCCTCGACAACAACGCGGGCACGGGCCGCGCGCCCTGGTGGGTGGAACTCACCGGTCGCCAGCTGCTCGACTCCGTCGACCGGTACTACTTCGTGTCGACGCGCTCGACCTATGCGAACGTCGACGCGGTGCCGATGACGGCGGCCCAGCCCACCCTCACCTTCGAGACGGCGGGCGTGGACCCCGCGGCGGAGAGTCTGCCGTATGGGCTCGCCAAGGCCGAGGCCGAGCGGCGGGTGCTCGAGCTCTACGGCCCGGGGCGCACCGGCATCTTCCGTCCCGGCCTCATCATCGGACCGGGCGACGAGACCGACCGCTTCACCTACTGGCCCGTGCGGATCGAGAAGGGTGGCGAGGTGCTGGCGCCCAGCAGCGGCACGGACCCGATCCAGATCATCGACGTGCGCGACCTCGTGGAGTGGATGGTGCGCATGGCGGAGAACGAGGAGTCGGGCATCTACAACTGCGTGGGCCCGGAGTATCCGCGCCCGATCTCCGAGCTGCTCTACGGGATCCGGTCGGTGACGACCGCCGAGACGATCTTCACCTGGGTCGACACCGACTTCCTGCTCGAGCGCGGGGTGCGCCCCTACAGCGACCTGCCGGTGTGGCGACCGCCGCAGATGGGTGCCGGCTTCGCGCGGTTCGACCTGACCGACGAGGTCGCGAAGGGACTCACCTTCCGCCCCCTCGCGACCACCGCCGCCGACACCCTCGCGTTCCACCACTCGCGGCCGCAGGAGGAGCAGGACGCCGTGCTCCAGCGCTTCTTCACCCCCGAGGAGGAGCGCGCCGTGCTCGACGCATGGCACGCGCGGCCGGGGGCGTCGGGGCCGCGCTGGATCGGGCGGCAGGAGTAG
- a CDS encoding peptidylprolyl isomerase yields the protein MRCTPSLFLLLASAALAPTVAAAQVVPVERDGEALVVLETPLGRIDLAIDTVADPVTGANFLRYVDAGLYGGGTFYRVVTPDNQPDDEVRIEVIQGGMNRALRDEAFAPILLESTSTTGLHHLDGTLSMARGDPDSARAEFFICIGDQPELDEGGARNADGRGFAAFGRVIGGMDIVRAIQARPAEGQYLNDRVPIVAAVRGGGS from the coding sequence GTGCGCTGCACCCCGTCGCTCTTCCTGCTCCTCGCCTCGGCTGCACTCGCCCCGACCGTCGCGGCAGCGCAGGTCGTGCCCGTCGAGCGCGACGGCGAGGCGCTCGTGGTGCTCGAGACGCCGCTCGGTCGAATCGACCTGGCGATCGATACCGTCGCCGACCCGGTGACCGGTGCGAACTTCCTTCGATACGTCGACGCCGGGCTGTACGGAGGGGGCACCTTCTACAGGGTGGTGACTCCCGACAACCAGCCCGACGACGAGGTACGGATCGAGGTGATCCAGGGCGGGATGAACCGGGCGCTTCGCGACGAGGCCTTCGCGCCGATTCTCCTCGAGAGCACCTCCACGACGGGACTGCACCACCTCGATGGCACGCTTTCGATGGCGCGCGGGGATCCCGATTCGGCGCGCGCGGAGTTCTTCATCTGCATCGGAGATCAACCGGAACTCGACGAGGGTGGAGCGCGCAATGCCGACGGGAGGGGATTCGCCGCATTCGGTCGCGTGATCGGCGGTATGGACATCGTGCGCGCGATTCAGGCGCGTCCCGCCGAGGGACAGTATCTGAACGACCGGGTGCCGATCGTCGCTGCGGTCCGGGGTGGCGGGTCGTGA
- a CDS encoding NAD-dependent epimerase/dehydratase family protein has protein sequence MTPTRRDFIRTSGLVGAGLALGGASACAGSDDAGDAMAEPAGGDAAASPAPKRLLILGGTGFIGPHMVEYALSRGHEVSTFTRGRSDTDLPPEVEQLIGDRNDDHSALEGRSWDVVLDNNTQDYRWVQTSTGLLADAAEHYIFVSSISVYATQGVGGGPEQVLMTPIVDEDFARIPRPEGWSDGDDAPYGLMKTLGEDIVHAAFPGRATIVRPGLIVGPGDPTDRFTYWPVRLDEGGEVLAPGNPEHATQVIDQRDLTEWIVRVAEQGVTGDFNATGPAERRSMARMLEEVGSVASNPYELTWVPESFLAQQGVRPWTDLPAWIPGDPTMFVDVRDAVNAGLTYRSLATTSRDTLAWDRTRPAEDRANRQFGMSRERERAALDAWHASQG, from the coding sequence GTGACACCGACACGCAGGGATTTCATCCGCACGAGCGGCCTTGTCGGCGCCGGCCTCGCACTCGGGGGCGCCTCGGCCTGCGCGGGGAGCGACGACGCGGGCGACGCCATGGCCGAACCGGCCGGCGGGGACGCCGCCGCCTCCCCCGCCCCGAAGCGCCTGCTGATCCTGGGCGGCACCGGCTTCATCGGACCGCACATGGTCGAGTACGCGCTCTCGCGCGGGCACGAGGTGAGCACCTTCACCCGCGGCCGGTCCGACACCGACCTCCCGCCCGAGGTCGAGCAGTTGATCGGCGATCGCAACGACGACCACTCCGCTCTCGAGGGCCGCAGCTGGGACGTCGTGCTCGACAACAACACGCAGGACTACCGGTGGGTGCAGACGAGCACGGGGCTGCTCGCCGACGCCGCCGAGCACTACATCTTCGTCTCGTCGATTTCGGTGTATGCCACGCAGGGCGTGGGCGGAGGCCCCGAGCAGGTGTTGATGACGCCGATCGTGGACGAGGACTTCGCGCGGATTCCGCGACCGGAGGGCTGGTCGGACGGCGACGACGCGCCCTACGGCCTCATGAAGACGCTGGGCGAAGACATCGTGCACGCCGCCTTCCCGGGTCGCGCGACCATCGTGCGCCCCGGCCTGATCGTGGGCCCCGGCGACCCCACCGACCGATTCACCTACTGGCCGGTGCGTCTCGACGAGGGCGGCGAGGTGCTGGCCCCGGGCAATCCGGAGCACGCCACGCAGGTGATCGACCAGCGCGACCTCACCGAGTGGATCGTGCGGGTTGCCGAGCAGGGCGTGACCGGCGACTTCAACGCCACCGGACCCGCCGAGCGGCGGTCGATGGCCCGGATGCTCGAGGAGGTCGGCAGTGTGGCCTCGAACCCGTACGAGCTGACCTGGGTGCCCGAGTCGTTTCTGGCCCAACAGGGGGTGCGCCCGTGGACCGACCTGCCGGCCTGGATCCCCGGCGACCCGACCATGTTCGTCGACGTGCGCGACGCCGTGAACGCAGGTCTGACCTACCGATCGCTCGCCACCACCTCCCGCGACACCCTCGCATGGGACCGCACGCGCCCCGCCGAGGATCGCGCGAACCGTCAGTTCGGCATGAGCCGCGAACGGGAGCGGGCCGCGCTGGACGCCTGGCACGCGTCGCAGGGGTGA
- a CDS encoding type II toxin-antitoxin system Phd/YefM family antitoxin, whose translation MCKKKGLIVRETVALYEAKTHLSSLVDRAADGEEIVISKSGKPKARLVPLGDVHPSRVPGQGRGQWSIGDDFDDPLPAELLDSFGSAE comes from the coding sequence ATGTGCAAGAAGAAAGGCCTGATCGTTCGCGAGACCGTCGCCCTCTACGAGGCGAAGACTCATCTGTCCTCCCTGGTCGACCGGGCGGCAGATGGTGAGGAGATCGTGATCTCGAAGTCAGGCAAACCGAAGGCACGCCTCGTTCCGCTGGGCGATGTGCATCCGAGCCGGGTACCCGGACAAGGGCGAGGCCAGTGGTCGATCGGCGACGACTTCGACGATCCCCTTCCCGCGGAGCTGTTGGACTCGTTCGGGAGTGCCGAGTA